A single genomic interval of Lewinellaceae bacterium harbors:
- a CDS encoding VOC family protein codes for MKRVTGIGGIFFKCKDPDQMKEWYKTHLGFKADPYGVQFEWRDEEDPSKKGSTVWSPFPEKTGYFAPSEKDFMINYRVENLEELVTALKEEGVTIVDDLATYDYGKFIHILDPEGNKIELWEPIE; via the coding sequence ATGAAGAGAGTAACTGGTATCGGTGGCATCTTTTTTAAATGCAAGGATCCCGACCAAATGAAAGAATGGTATAAAACCCATCTTGGATTCAAAGCCGACCCTTATGGGGTACAGTTTGAATGGCGCGACGAGGAAGACCCTTCCAAAAAAGGTTCTACGGTGTGGAGCCCATTCCCGGAAAAGACCGGCTATTTTGCACCCTCAGAAAAGGATTTCATGATCAACTACCGCGTCGAAAATCTGGAAGAGCTCGTTACGGCACTTAAGGAGGAAGGCGTAACCATCGTGGATGATCTGGCAACCTACGATTACGGTAAATTCATCCATATCCTGGATCCGGAAGGCAATAAAATTGAATTGTGGGAGCCTATTGAATAA
- a CDS encoding DUF1801 domain-containing protein: MNKILRYTGKDLQNIELEDWLNRKPAELRPIASKWIKVIHHCGPDVQGIFHDNYPMGCVDHAPFAYVNVYSAHVNVGFFYGATLPDPSGILEGTGKLGRHIKLRPDQVYEEQAVRQLIQLAYQDILQRTIWE, from the coding sequence ATGAATAAAATACTCAGATATACCGGTAAAGACCTTCAGAATATTGAATTGGAGGACTGGCTGAACCGGAAACCTGCCGAACTACGGCCTATCGCCAGCAAATGGATTAAGGTGATCCATCACTGCGGCCCGGATGTTCAGGGTATCTTTCATGATAATTATCCGATGGGCTGTGTGGACCATGCTCCATTCGCCTATGTCAATGTCTACAGTGCACATGTAAACGTCGGTTTCTTTTATGGGGCAACCCTGCCTGACCCATCCGGAATACTGGAAGGAACCGGAAAACTGGGCCGGCATATCAAACTCAGGCCTGATCAGGTATACGAGGAACAGGCCGTTAGACAACTCATCCAACTGGCTTACCAGGACATCCTGCAGCGCACAATCTGGGAATAG
- a CDS encoding GNAT family N-acetyltransferase, protein MIKTERLYLSLLNMSDQEFILELVNMPEWIRYIGDRNVHSLSDAQLYIQNARNDAGSDYWTVKRHGEEDPIGMITFMKRDYLPHHDVGYAFLSAYTNQGYALEATRAVMDYIFHGQTIDKILAISLPDNEKSIRLLKRMGLKIEKEIEVKKQLLSVYSISADQYKIDQLTTRFFNLFTNTNQQVPPLQEIYSICLPEANIIKFSSGQTEIFDLNAFLKPRELLLTNGTLTGFSEWEISDETRISHHIAQRISRYAKSGCLNGNDFTGSGTKLFQFAKAGPDWKIANVIWEDDHV, encoded by the coding sequence ATGATTAAAACCGAACGGCTTTACCTCAGCTTGCTGAATATGTCCGATCAGGAATTTATTCTTGAATTGGTCAATATGCCGGAATGGATCCGGTACATCGGTGACCGTAATGTCCATTCACTTTCGGATGCACAACTTTATATTCAAAATGCCAGGAACGACGCCGGATCGGATTACTGGACTGTGAAAAGGCATGGAGAAGAAGATCCCATCGGCATGATTACATTCATGAAGAGGGATTATCTGCCACATCATGATGTCGGTTATGCCTTTCTGTCTGCATACACCAATCAGGGTTATGCCCTGGAAGCCACCCGGGCAGTAATGGATTACATATTCCATGGTCAGACAATCGATAAAATTCTGGCTATCTCATTGCCGGACAATGAAAAATCGATCCGGCTACTCAAGCGAATGGGATTAAAAATTGAAAAGGAAATTGAAGTCAAAAAACAATTATTATCCGTTTATTCAATTTCAGCAGATCAATACAAAATTGACCAGCTTACAACTCGTTTTTTTAATCTTTTTACCAATACCAACCAACAAGTTCCTCCATTGCAGGAAATTTATTCCATTTGCCTGCCTGAAGCGAACATCATTAAATTCAGCTCGGGACAGACGGAAATATTTGACCTCAATGCATTCCTTAAACCCAGAGAATTATTATTAACAAACGGAACATTGACCGGATTCAGTGAATGGGAAATATCAGATGAAACCCGGATCAGTCATCATATCGCCCAACGTATTTCACGTTACGCCAAAAGCGGATGTCTCAATGGCAATGATTTTACTGGCTCCGGCACCAAACTATTTCAATTCGCAAAAGCCGGCCCGGATTGGAAAATCGCCAATGTAATTTGGGAGGATGACCATGTATGA
- a CDS encoding serine hydrolase translates to MRRITIAFLVITNLCGVKMLSGQAIENPEQLAVELDALVQQYRDLDIFSGVVLVAENGKPVYQKAFGLSNREKGTTNTLGTYFDIGSINKLFTKVLVMQLIEEGKIQPDDHLGKFLNGFPEEAAAKVTVKELIDHTSGYGDYMQEPGFFDLPKSQQTIPALVERIRKMPLDFEPGTEWQYSNAGYLLLGGIIEEVTGKPFYQNILDRIVIPLGMTHTVVDEKKEVTANRAIGYMKTMFGSLENNENLLLIPTPAGGFIMTVEDLFKFVEAYFFSDQMVSPAGKQYDDFYPFIQQLKKDGGAIPVAGGFEGANALALVDIQRHLDVIVLANMDEPVAENLGKAIYGLIDGKEPTAPALPLIPQLYSAYRDQGIGYLKEHFAELIAGTEDREPGDVWLNQIGYNLLYSGMTSEALQIFKLNTELFPDIANCWDSYGEALLKSGDRNAALKAYKQALAIRPDLPSALEAIKKLEN, encoded by the coding sequence ATGAGAAGAATCACCATTGCATTTCTGGTCATCACAAACCTGTGCGGTGTCAAAATGCTGTCTGGCCAGGCTATTGAAAATCCTGAGCAGTTAGCCGTAGAACTTGATGCCCTGGTACAACAGTATCGTGACCTGGATATATTTTCCGGGGTAGTGCTTGTGGCTGAAAATGGTAAGCCGGTCTATCAAAAGGCATTTGGGTTATCCAACCGGGAAAAAGGAACAACCAATACCCTGGGTACGTATTTTGACATTGGATCCATCAATAAGCTGTTTACCAAAGTTCTGGTTATGCAGTTGATCGAAGAAGGAAAGATACAGCCGGACGATCATTTGGGTAAATTTCTGAATGGGTTTCCCGAAGAAGCAGCCGCTAAAGTGACTGTCAAAGAGTTGATTGATCATACTTCTGGTTATGGAGATTATATGCAGGAGCCGGGCTTTTTTGATTTGCCAAAAAGCCAGCAGACAATCCCTGCACTGGTCGAAAGGATTCGTAAAATGCCGCTGGATTTTGAGCCGGGAACAGAATGGCAATACAGCAATGCAGGATACCTGTTGCTGGGTGGTATCATCGAGGAAGTGACTGGTAAGCCATTTTACCAGAACATCCTGGATCGGATTGTGATTCCTCTGGGCATGACCCATACGGTGGTTGACGAAAAGAAGGAAGTTACGGCAAACCGGGCGATCGGGTACATGAAGACGATGTTCGGATCCTTGGAAAACAATGAGAATCTGTTATTGATACCGACACCTGCCGGTGGTTTTATCATGACGGTTGAAGACTTGTTCAAATTTGTTGAGGCTTATTTCTTTTCAGATCAAATGGTAAGTCCGGCAGGAAAGCAATACGACGATTTTTATCCTTTTATCCAGCAGTTGAAGAAAGATGGTGGCGCCATTCCGGTAGCCGGTGGATTCGAAGGTGCCAATGCTCTGGCGTTGGTGGACATTCAACGCCATCTTGATGTCATTGTATTGGCTAACATGGACGAGCCGGTGGCCGAAAATCTGGGCAAGGCCATTTACGGATTGATCGATGGGAAAGAACCAACTGCGCCGGCCCTTCCCCTGATTCCGCAACTCTATTCAGCCTATCGTGATCAGGGCATCGGCTATTTGAAGGAACACTTTGCGGAGCTCATTGCGGGCACCGAAGATCGTGAGCCCGGGGATGTATGGTTGAATCAGATCGGCTACAATTTGCTGTATTCCGGCATGACCTCCGAGGCATTACAGATCTTTAAACTGAATACTGAATTATTTCCGGACATAGCCAACTGCTGGGACAGCTACGGTGAGGCTTTGTTGAAAAGCGGTGACCGGAATGCCGCACTGAAAGCGTACAAACAGGCGCTCGCCATACGTCCTGACCTGCCCTCTGCTCTTGAGGCCATAAAAAAATTGGAAAATTAA
- a CDS encoding SDR family oxidoreductase yields MNGNALNQKVALVTGAGSGIGRAVALAYAREGASVMVSDISDEGGNETVDLITAVGGTAAYFHADTSTPEDNEALLKATIKKFGKLDVACNNAGIGGEAALTGDYSLESWKKVLDVNLNGVFYGCKYQLKAMVDNGSGAIVNMASVHGTVAAPLSSAYTTSKHGLVGLTKNIATEYGALNIRCNAVGPGYILTPLLEKHANDELLELLRQRHPIGRLGKPEEVAELVLFLSSDKASFITGGYYLVDGGYTAV; encoded by the coding sequence ATGAATGGAAATGCATTAAACCAAAAAGTCGCACTGGTGACCGGCGCCGGATCAGGCATTGGAAGGGCAGTAGCACTTGCTTACGCCAGGGAAGGAGCCTCCGTGATGGTTTCCGACATCTCTGATGAAGGAGGAAATGAAACGGTGGACCTGATAACCGCGGTCGGGGGCACGGCGGCCTATTTTCATGCAGACACTTCCACACCGGAGGACAACGAAGCGCTGTTAAAGGCCACCATCAAAAAATTTGGCAAACTGGATGTTGCCTGCAACAATGCCGGCATCGGAGGCGAAGCTGCCCTGACCGGTGATTACAGCCTCGAAAGCTGGAAAAAAGTTCTTGATGTCAACCTGAACGGTGTATTCTACGGATGCAAATATCAACTAAAAGCCATGGTGGACAATGGTAGTGGAGCTATTGTGAATATGGCATCCGTCCATGGTACCGTCGCAGCACCTTTATCCAGTGCGTACACCACCTCCAAACATGGATTGGTGGGACTCACCAAAAATATCGCAACGGAATACGGCGCTCTGAACATTCGGTGCAATGCTGTCGGACCCGGGTACATCCTTACTCCCCTCCTAGAAAAGCACGCTAATGACGAATTACTTGAACTTTTGAGACAAAGGCATCCTATCGGCCGCCTTGGTAAACCGGAAGAGGTCGCTGAACTGGTATTATTCCTAAGTTCCGATAAAGCATCCTTTATAACGGGTGGATATTATCTGGTTGATGGAGGATATACCGCAGTATAA
- a CDS encoding zinc-binding dehydrogenase — MENRSPDKMKALWLTEYGKKPELKVLDVPKPDKREVLIKIAASPINPSDAIFLQGKYPNKKSLPVIPGFEASGQVVATGNHFLAKRLRGKNVACFAPLTGNGSWAEYMVTDFTFVSPLMKDLPVDQGSMLMVNPTTALAFIDICKKNNYKAMVNTAAASALGKMLIKACSDAKITLINVVHRQEQVELLAKLGAEFVLNSSDADYLTQLRAICKQENAMIAFDAIGGSSTQDLLSALPKGGEVRIYGRLSGDFFTADVTNILFERKQVSGFWLSEWITRQPLLKLLKILKNAQKLISSGQEIIIQKKISLDEFDGGIEDYLANMTAGKVLLCP, encoded by the coding sequence ATGGAAAACCGATCCCCTGACAAAATGAAAGCCTTATGGCTCACCGAATATGGAAAAAAGCCTGAGCTGAAGGTTTTAGATGTACCCAAACCGGACAAAAGGGAAGTCTTGATAAAAATTGCCGCGTCGCCTATCAATCCCTCCGATGCCATTTTTCTGCAGGGAAAATACCCAAACAAGAAATCCTTACCGGTTATTCCCGGCTTTGAAGCAAGTGGTCAGGTGGTAGCTACCGGCAATCATTTTCTTGCCAAACGCCTGCGTGGAAAAAATGTAGCTTGTTTTGCCCCGTTGACCGGCAATGGCTCCTGGGCAGAATACATGGTCACCGATTTTACGTTTGTGTCCCCATTAATGAAAGACCTACCGGTTGATCAGGGCTCCATGCTCATGGTTAATCCTACCACGGCGCTGGCCTTTATCGATATCTGTAAGAAAAATAATTATAAGGCGATGGTGAATACGGCGGCCGCCAGTGCATTGGGGAAAATGCTCATCAAAGCGTGTTCGGATGCAAAAATAACCCTCATCAATGTTGTTCACCGGCAGGAACAGGTGGAGCTGCTTGCCAAACTTGGCGCTGAATTCGTGTTAAACAGCAGTGATGCAGACTACCTTACTCAATTAAGAGCTATTTGCAAGCAGGAAAACGCTATGATTGCTTTTGACGCCATTGGTGGCTCCAGCACACAGGATCTATTAAGCGCCCTGCCCAAAGGTGGTGAAGTCCGCATTTATGGACGCTTGTCCGGGGATTTCTTTACCGCTGATGTGACCAATATCCTGTTTGAACGAAAACAAGTAAGCGGGTTCTGGCTGTCGGAATGGATAACCCGGCAACCGCTGCTTAAATTATTAAAGATTTTAAAAAATGCCCAAAAATTAATATCGTCCGGGCAGGAGATAATCATCCAAAAAAAAATCTCGCTGGATGAATTTGATGGTGGAATCGAAGATTATTTAGCCAACATGACCGCCGGTAAAGTATTGCTTTGCCCATAG
- a CDS encoding DUF4287 domain-containing protein has product MDKATQTMIDNLHKNTGKTLEEWVAIVRKEQFAKHGEILKYLKTEHGFTHGFANLVAMKAREADAGSVENKDELIEEQYKGKEHMRPIFDKLMQGILLFGKDVEVAPKRAYVSLRRKKQFALLQPATKTRFEVGLNLKELENQGKLAPSSNAMCSHKINLTSIEDIDTEVIDWLRAAYEQAG; this is encoded by the coding sequence ATGGATAAAGCAACACAAACCATGATCGACAACCTGCACAAAAACACAGGGAAGACCTTGGAGGAATGGGTAGCCATTGTCCGCAAAGAACAATTTGCCAAGCACGGTGAGATCCTAAAATACCTAAAGACGGAGCATGGCTTTACCCATGGATTTGCCAATCTGGTGGCTATGAAAGCCCGGGAAGCAGATGCCGGTTCTGTGGAAAATAAAGACGAGCTCATCGAAGAGCAGTACAAGGGGAAAGAACACATGCGTCCGATTTTTGACAAACTGATGCAAGGGATCTTACTATTCGGCAAAGATGTCGAAGTAGCGCCCAAGCGGGCCTACGTGAGTTTACGGCGCAAGAAACAATTTGCTCTTTTGCAACCGGCTACAAAAACGCGATTTGAGGTCGGTCTGAACCTGAAAGAGCTTGAAAATCAGGGGAAACTGGCTCCCAGCTCCAACGCGATGTGTTCACATAAGATTAACCTTACCAGTATCGAGGATATTGACACGGAGGTAATAGACTGGCTCCGGGCAGCTTACGAACAGGCCGGTTAA
- a CDS encoding MBL fold metallo-hydrolase, whose amino-acid sequence MVVILSLTGILITAVWLYMRQAKFGKDPRGPHLARIAHSPNFRKGAFQNLSETPALTEGHNYFSIIYENYFKNKSRQYPKDEIPAIKTDLKNLPIHSNILVWFGHSSYYLQVDGKRILVDPVFSGNASPLPGTVKSFLGTDRYSAADLPDIDYLLITHDHYDHVDYETLIALKSKIKTILCGLGVGSHFVHWGYSPETIIEKDWYEKVEIDTDFTVFVEPARHFSGRKLTRNKTLWVSYLLKTPGISIYLGGDSGYDKHYAAIGSKYTPIDLAILDNGQYDKAWKYIHNHPEDTLQAAMDLKAKRLFPVHSSKFALAAHAWDDPLRRISDLSKLNGVPLVTPMIGEPVDLNDPNQQFKEWWNTVR is encoded by the coding sequence ATGGTTGTAATACTTTCTTTAACCGGAATCCTGATCACAGCTGTCTGGTTGTATATGCGCCAGGCCAAGTTCGGTAAAGATCCGCGAGGTCCGCATCTTGCCCGAATAGCTCATTCTCCAAACTTTCGAAAAGGGGCATTCCAAAATTTATCCGAAACCCCTGCACTTACCGAAGGGCACAATTATTTCAGCATTATATACGAGAACTATTTTAAGAACAAGTCGCGACAATATCCGAAAGACGAAATCCCGGCTATAAAAACCGACCTAAAAAACCTTCCGATTCATTCCAATATACTGGTCTGGTTCGGACATTCATCGTATTACCTCCAAGTCGACGGAAAACGGATATTAGTGGATCCTGTTTTTAGTGGCAACGCCTCTCCCCTGCCCGGAACCGTAAAATCATTTTTGGGCACCGATCGCTATTCGGCAGCCGACCTGCCGGACATCGATTATCTGTTGATTACGCACGATCATTACGACCATGTCGATTACGAAACCCTAATTGCCCTAAAAAGCAAAATCAAAACCATCCTGTGCGGATTAGGGGTAGGTTCCCATTTCGTACACTGGGGTTATTCCCCGGAAACAATTATCGAAAAAGACTGGTATGAAAAGGTGGAAATAGATACTGACTTTACTGTTTTTGTTGAACCGGCGAGGCATTTCTCCGGTCGAAAACTAACCAGAAACAAAACCTTATGGGTCTCTTATCTGCTTAAAACCCCGGGGATTTCCATATACCTGGGAGGTGATAGTGGTTACGATAAGCATTATGCGGCCATTGGAAGTAAATATACTCCGATCGATTTGGCCATATTAGACAATGGACAGTACGACAAAGCCTGGAAATACATTCATAACCACCCCGAAGACACCTTACAAGCGGCAATGGACTTAAAAGCAAAGCGGTTGTTTCCGGTTCATTCCTCAAAATTTGCATTAGCCGCACATGCCTGGGATGATCCGCTGAGAAGAATCAGTGACCTATCCAAATTAAACGGAGTACCTCTGGTCACTCCAATGATCGGCGAGCCCGTTGATCTAAATGATCCAAACCAGCAGTTTAAAGAATGGTGGAACACGGTTAGGTGA
- a CDS encoding ThuA domain-containing protein, producing MKRSLVFLVLILTFLQWQCSKTPAIRLLVFSKTAVFRHESIPAGQAMFFQMAKDHGFTVDTTEDATKFTQQNLKNYNAVVFLNTTGDVLNPEQEQEMQRYVAAGGGFIGIHAAADTEYDWPWYGKLVGAYFNGHPSNPNVRDGASDVVVKDHICTSHLPARWERTDEWYNYKNISPDIQVLINLDESSYEGGTNGEQHPITWIQEYGGGKVFYTGMGHTDETYSEPEYIQMIWGAVQYVTGNGQLPDYTKPTVAPEENRFTKVVLTDHLDEPMELEYLPDGRLIWIERKGDIKAYNPADQKISTITHMTVHHELEDGLLGMALDPNYASNHWIYFYYSPVGKVVNRLSRFNFDGKTIDMASEKVILEVNTQRDECCHSGGSVEFGNDGQLFLSVGDNTNPFASEGYNPSDERQGRSAWDAQRSSGNTNDLRGKILRIHPEADGTYTIPDGNLFPKDGSQGRPEIFVMGCRNPFRTSIDKHTGYLYWGDVGPDANKDSIGRGPRGYDEVNQARKAGYFGWPYFIGNNYAYNRYDFATGKLGEPRDPMAPENTSPNNTGAKILPPAQPAYIWYPYANSPDFPLVGTGGRNAMAGPVFHLNDYPDNPARFPAYYDGKLFTYDWIRGWIMSVTMDSAGNFVSMERFLPGIHWNNMIDVVMSPQGDMFMLEYGTVWFHLNPDARLVHLTYTAGNRPPVPDLTATKDVGAAPLVVNFSAAKSKDYDGDNLEYTWMIGDQKVSGNGATMTHNFADPGIYDVKMTVSDKAGNTASLTQTIRVGNEPPSVAWKLDGNQSFFWDNEQLGYQVDVTDKEDGSIASGIDPAHVIVTMDYIEDGADINKSAIDHASQVMASSLIRGKELLNGSDCMTCHQIDIASIGPKYLDVAAKYHGATDAVSYLADKVINGGGGVWGETAMAAHPALKKEEAELIVQYILSLADEKPKATNLASSGKIDLNKQKPGLLNDRYILIASYTDQGGNQVGPLEARDVVVLRRPTILAAAFDAVDKAQKYELKAGQAPGITQDMEIVIGASGGYVAYNDIDLTGIGSITLTGSAPASFMAGGVVDFHLDAADGPVIGSANIETRDGMAAAMFNRPVAIQKTDGVHNLYLTFTSATGEGSVCTLTMLSFEPEKNM from the coding sequence ATGAAAAGGTCGCTGGTATTTCTTGTACTTATTCTGACATTTCTTCAATGGCAATGTTCCAAGACACCTGCAATTCGTTTGCTGGTCTTTTCAAAAACTGCGGTATTCCGCCACGAATCAATTCCTGCCGGCCAGGCGATGTTCTTTCAAATGGCTAAGGATCATGGCTTCACTGTTGACACTACGGAAGATGCCACTAAATTCACCCAGCAAAATCTAAAAAACTACAACGCTGTAGTTTTCCTGAACACAACCGGTGATGTTCTGAATCCAGAGCAAGAGCAGGAGATGCAACGCTATGTAGCCGCCGGCGGCGGTTTTATCGGAATACATGCCGCTGCCGATACAGAATACGACTGGCCCTGGTACGGCAAGCTGGTCGGCGCTTATTTCAACGGACACCCGAGCAATCCCAATGTCCGTGATGGTGCTTCCGATGTCGTCGTTAAAGACCACATCTGTACTTCGCACCTACCTGCACGATGGGAACGCACCGATGAATGGTACAACTACAAGAATATTAGCCCTGACATTCAGGTTCTGATCAACCTGGACGAATCGTCCTATGAAGGAGGAACCAATGGAGAGCAGCACCCCATAACCTGGATTCAGGAATATGGAGGGGGAAAGGTTTTCTACACCGGCATGGGCCATACCGATGAGACCTACAGCGAACCGGAATACATTCAGATGATCTGGGGCGCGGTCCAATATGTGACCGGCAACGGCCAGCTTCCCGACTACACCAAGCCTACTGTGGCCCCCGAGGAGAACCGCTTCACCAAAGTGGTACTGACCGACCATCTTGATGAACCGATGGAACTGGAATACCTTCCCGATGGACGATTGATCTGGATCGAACGCAAAGGCGACATCAAAGCTTACAACCCCGCTGATCAAAAAATCTCCACCATTACCCACATGACGGTACACCATGAACTGGAAGATGGCCTGCTGGGTATGGCCCTCGATCCAAATTATGCCAGCAACCACTGGATCTATTTTTATTACTCACCGGTAGGCAAAGTGGTCAATCGCTTGTCACGTTTTAATTTTGACGGTAAGACAATCGACATGGCTTCGGAGAAGGTCATCCTGGAAGTCAACACGCAGCGCGATGAATGTTGCCACTCAGGAGGAAGTGTTGAATTTGGAAATGACGGACAACTTTTCCTGTCGGTAGGAGACAATACCAACCCATTTGCGTCCGAAGGATACAATCCAAGCGACGAACGTCAGGGACGCAGTGCCTGGGATGCACAGCGTAGCTCCGGCAATACCAACGATTTACGCGGTAAGATCCTGCGTATTCATCCGGAGGCGGACGGCACCTATACCATTCCAGATGGCAACCTGTTTCCTAAAGACGGCAGTCAGGGAAGACCGGAGATTTTTGTGATGGGGTGCAGGAATCCATTCCGGACCTCCATTGATAAACATACTGGCTACCTTTACTGGGGGGATGTAGGACCTGACGCCAATAAAGACAGCATCGGCCGTGGGCCCCGCGGATACGATGAAGTTAATCAAGCCCGTAAAGCCGGCTATTTTGGCTGGCCATACTTCATCGGGAATAACTATGCCTATAACCGTTATGATTTTGCCACCGGAAAGTTAGGAGAACCACGGGATCCGATGGCTCCCGAAAACACATCACCAAACAATACCGGAGCTAAAATCCTTCCACCCGCTCAACCAGCCTACATTTGGTATCCTTATGCCAATTCACCTGATTTTCCGTTGGTCGGAACCGGCGGACGGAATGCCATGGCCGGTCCTGTATTCCACCTCAATGATTATCCGGACAACCCGGCACGATTCCCCGCCTATTACGATGGAAAATTGTTCACCTATGATTGGATCCGGGGTTGGATCATGTCGGTCACCATGGACTCCGCCGGAAACTTTGTGAGCATGGAACGATTTCTGCCCGGCATTCACTGGAACAACATGATCGACGTGGTCATGTCTCCACAGGGCGATATGTTCATGCTGGAATACGGGACCGTATGGTTTCACCTCAATCCGGATGCCCGGCTCGTTCATCTGACCTATACCGCAGGCAACCGGCCTCCTGTCCCTGACCTGACCGCAACAAAAGATGTTGGGGCAGCACCTTTGGTGGTCAACTTCTCTGCCGCAAAATCCAAGGACTACGATGGTGACAATCTGGAGTATACCTGGATGATCGGAGATCAGAAAGTATCCGGAAATGGAGCAACCATGACTCATAATTTTGCAGATCCCGGGATTTACGATGTAAAAATGACCGTCTCGGACAAGGCAGGAAATACCGCATCCTTAACCCAAACCATTCGTGTTGGTAACGAGCCGCCATCCGTCGCCTGGAAGCTGGATGGCAACCAATCGTTCTTCTGGGACAATGAACAACTGGGGTATCAGGTTGATGTGACCGACAAGGAAGATGGAAGCATAGCCTCAGGTATCGATCCGGCACACGTTATCGTTACCATGGACTACATTGAGGACGGAGCAGATATCAATAAAAGTGCCATTGATCATGCTTCCCAGGTTATGGCATCCAGTTTGATCCGTGGCAAAGAACTCCTTAATGGTAGCGACTGCATGACCTGCCATCAAATCGATATCGCTTCAATCGGCCCCAAGTATTTGGATGTTGCCGCAAAATATCACGGGGCTACCGATGCCGTTTCCTATCTGGCAGACAAAGTCATCAATGGAGGTGGCGGTGTATGGGGAGAGACTGCCATGGCAGCCCACCCGGCACTCAAAAAAGAAGAGGCTGAGCTTATAGTCCAGTATATTCTATCACTGGCAGACGAAAAACCCAAGGCTACTAATCTGGCCTCCAGCGGGAAGATAGACCTGAACAAGCAGAAACCCGGATTGCTCAACGACCGATACATTCTGATCGCTTCCTATACCGATCAAGGAGGTAATCAGGTCGGTCCTCTCGAAGCGCGCGATGTGGTCGTTTTAAGGCGTCCCACTATCCTTGCAGCAGCTTTCGATGCCGTAGATAAAGCACAAAAGTATGAGCTCAAAGCCGGGCAGGCTCCCGGGATCACTCAAGACATGGAGATCGTTATTGGTGCTTCCGGAGGGTATGTTGCATACAACGATATCGATCTGACCGGGATCGGCTCCATAACCCTGACCGGTAGTGCGCCGGCAAGCTTTATGGCTGGTGGTGTCGTGGATTTTCATCTTGACGCTGCGGATGGTCCGGTGATCGGTAGTGCAAATATCGAAACCAGGGATGGAATGGCTGCCGCTATGTTTAATAGGCCGGTTGCCATTCAAAAAACGGATGGCGTCCACAATTTGTATTTAACCTTTACTTCTGCTACGGGGGAAGGATCTGTGTGTACCTTAACCATGCTGTCGTTTGAGCCAGAGAAAAACATGTAA